A region of the Candidatus Nezhaarchaeota archaeon genome:
GGAGGCTCCTAATAGAGGCTAGGAGGAGGCTTAAGGGGCCGCTAGACGCTTGGCTGACAAGCCCAGCTCGCGTAGAGCCCTACCCCCTCTACAGGCTGGCCCCGGACTCCTTAAACTGGGAGGTCTTTCAGCGAGCCTACGAAGCTAGGCCTAGGAGCTTTGAAGAGCTACTGTTGATTAGGGGCGTGGGCCCAGCGACCGTGCGCGCCCTTGCCTTAATCGCTGACCTGATCTACGGAGAGCCCCCTAGCTGGCGCGACCCAGTTAAGTTCTCGTTCGCCTTCGGAGGCAAGGACGGAGTCCCTAGGCCGGTGGAGCGCGAACTAATGGACAAGGTGATAGAGCACTTAGAAGAAGTGCTCAGCGCCGCTGAGCTTGAGCGCCGTGAAAAGCTGAGCGCGCTAGCTAGGCTTAGGGGCATGGTGCACAGGGTAAAGTAGCCCGCATAGCTAACGACAGCTAGCCGGGATACGTGGCAAGGCCTCGCCCAGGCCTCTACGCTAGTTTAAGGCCGCCGGGCCCTCATCGAAAGTAGGGATTGTAGGAGGGACTCGACCTTGCTCCACAGCGGCCCCTTGAGAAGCCAGCCCCCTCTCTCAATAACCTCCCTTAAGCCACGCCTAGCCCAAGCAGGTAGGTGGGATGTGTAGCCCTCAACGCCCTCCTCAACCTCAACGTCGCCTAGGAGGGGGGCGGCGCAGCATAGAGGCTTTAGCACCTCGGCTAGGTGAAGCAGGGGGATGTTTAGCTTGAGGGATAGCTCCCACTCCTCCTTAAGGCCCTCTCTTCGAGATAGCAGGTAGAGCACGTGCGCCTTAGCCTCCCTATGAAAGCCTAAGCTGATGAGTAGCTTAGAGGCCTCGTAGTCCTTTACGGCCGTAGCTGTGAGGTAGGCTAGGTTGAAGGCGTGCTCAGGCCCCATTAGCCTAGCAGCCTCCTCTAAGACCCTCCTAGGGGCTGAGTAGGCCTCGAGAGAGCCGTGGAGGATGGTGTGGGCTGCTTCATGTAGGACTATGCCCTCGACGACCTCGCTTGGAAGCGCCTTTAAAGGCTCGAGGCACGCGATGAGCCTAGGGGCGCCGGCATACGCGTCGTGCGTAGCCTCAAGGCCCTCGAAGCTAGGGCTCGACTTAACCCCCCAGAGGTCGTGTAGATACGCGAGGAGGGAGGAGAAGCGCGCCCTGTCGCTGGCGATTACTAAGTAGACGAGGAGCGGTGGCTCCTCAACTGCGTCGTAGAGCCTCCTCAACGTGGTCAGCATGGCCGTAACCTCAGCCTCCTCAACCTCCCCGAGCCTCTCAACAACTATTTTGGTCAAGGAGCCCCCGGAAGCCTCCTCGCGTAGGCTAAGCGTAGCGCAAGGCTTATTAACGTTGATGGCTTCACACCTAGGAATTACTTGGCTATAAGAGCGCCCGGAGCGCGTTGCTCAGGCTGGGACGTTAAGGTGGACGTACTAATTGTGGCTGAGAAGGACAGCGTAGCTAGGGCCTTCGCCACCGCCCTGGCTGAGGAGCGCTACAGGGTGTTGGCAAAGGGGCCGGTGAGGGCCTACGTATTTACCCACGGCGGTAAGCAGTGGGCCTCCCTAGGACTTAGAGGACACCTCTTCGACCTAGACTTTAGGGAGGAGCTCAATAGGTCTTGGAGGAGCGTAGATCCACGCCAGCTCTTCTCTGAAACCCCGGTGAGGGTGGACGAGGAGGGGTCCAAGCCATACTTAGAGGCGCTACGTGAGCTAGGTAGGAGGGCTGAGGTGGTCTATCTAGCGCTAGACGGAGATCCTGAGGGGGAAGGCATCGCCTTCGAGGCGAAGTCTATTGTAGAGCAAGTTAACCCTCACGCTGAGTTTAAGAGGCCGTGGTTCTCAACGCTCAGCCCTACAGAGCTACGGAGGGCTATTGATAAGCCGGGGGCGCCGAACCCTAGGCTAGCGAATAAGTGCTTCGCCAGGATGGAGGTGGACCTTACGATAGGCGCCGCCTTCACTAGGCTGCTGACGCTAAGCATAGAGCGCGCTGCCCCTCGAAGCCTGCCGCTCGGGAGGTTCTTAAGCTACGGCCCGTGTCAAAGCCCAGTCCTCTACCTAGTAGTCCAGCGGGCTCTCGAGAGGGAGGCGTTTAAGCCAGAGGCGTTCTGGAGGGTCGTAGCCAAGGTGGAGGTAGACGGAGGACGCCTACTCCTCGAGCATACTGCCGGTAGGTTTAGGGAGAAGGAGAGGGCGGTGAAGGTTTATGAGGAGGCCCTTAAGGCCCAGCTGGGCGTTGTAGAGGAGTTCGTGGAGGAGGAAGGCTACAAGCAGCCGCCTACTCCGCTCAATACAGTGGAGCTTGAGAGTAGAGCTAGCCGCTTCCTTAACACTAGGCCTAGGGTAACGCTAGAGCTAGCTGAGGAGCTCTACCGCAGGGGGCTCATAAGTTACCCTAGGACTGAGACCGAGATCTACGGGCCCAGCCTGGACTTAAAGGAGGTCCTAGCCAAGTTCGCTAAGCACTCAGTGTACGGGGCGTATGCCTCTAGGCTACTAGAGGCGCCCCTAGAGGCTACTAGAGGCACTAGGGACGATAGAGCCCACCCGCCAATACACCCTGTCAGGCCGGCTGAGAGGGGCGAAGTAGTGGCTCAGCTAGGCTTAGCTGCGTGGAGGCTCTACGACTTAGTCGTTAGGCACTTCTTAGCTACGCTAAGCCGCCCAGCTAAGCTAGTGAGGCAAAGGGTCCTCGTTAAGGTAGGCGGCGAGCCCTTCGAGGCTAAGGGGCTACGCGTAGCTAAGCTAGGCTACCTAGAGGCGTACCCCTTCGAGAAGCCCGTAGAGGAGCCGCTACCTAAGCTAACCCCTGGGCTTCGAGTCAAGGTGGTGGGCGTGGAAGTCAAGGAGGGGCTGACAGAGCCGCCACCCTATCTTTCGGAGGCGGAGCTCCTTAAGCTAATGGAGAAGCTGCGCATAGGAACCGACGCTACAGCCTCTCAGCACATACAGACGAATATCGATAGGGGCTACTTCTACGTAGATCGTAGGCGGTGCGTACCTACGCCCATGGGGGTGGCCCTCATCAAGTCCATGCTAAACATAAAGCCCGAGCTAGTCAAGCCTGAGGTAAGGAGCTTCATGGAGAGGCTCGTGGATGACGTGGCCGCTGGGAGGCGCAGCCGTGAGGAAGTGGTGAGCTACGCTAAGAAGGTGTTCGCCGCGTACTACGACGAGGTGGAGAAGAAGATGCCTGAGCTAGTGAGCAGCCTCCTACCGACCATAGCCAGCAGCCTTAAGCTAGCTGAGGAGGGGGCTAAGGCGAGGCGAGGCCGAGGGGCCGGCAAGGGGAGGCCTACGGCTTTTAAGAAAAAGGCCTAGTAGGGTTTAGAGATGTCTGCGGGGCTTGTAAACTACCACGTGGAGGACGGGGTAGCCTGGATAAGCATCAATAGGCCGGAGGTCCTTAACGCTCTTAACGACGAGGCCCACCGCCAGCTAAGGGAGGCCCTTCGAAGGGCTGAGGGTGATGAGGAAGTAAAGGTGGTCGTCCTATCTGGTGAGGGAGAGGCCTTCTGCGTAGGGGCTGACGTAAGGGACTTCGTCGGAGCTGAACCAATGGCTGTGAGGAAGCATGTGGAGGAGTCCAGGAGGACGATAGAGGCGTTAGTGAAGCTCAGCAAGCCCGCGGTAGCCATGGTCAACGGCCTAGCCCTGGGCACAGGCTGCGAGCTAGTAATGGCGTGCGACTTAGCCATAGCCTCCACTGACGCTAAGCTAGGCCAGCCGGAGGTTAAGCTGGGCATGATGCCTGGCCTAGGAGCTACGCAGCGCTTAGCCATGCTGCTGGGGCCTAAGAGGGCTAAGGAGCTCTTAATGACAGGCAGGCTCCTAAGTGCTGAGGAAGCCGTAGAGGTAGGCCTAATCAATAGAGCTGTGCCGAGGGAGGAGCTGAAGAGGGTGGTTAAGGAGCTCGCCGAGGAGCTAAAGAAACGCGACCCAGTCGTACTCAGGCTAATTAAGGACGTGGTAAACGAGCCGCTGGAGGCGTTAATTAGCGCAGGGCTTAGCCTTGAGCTTGAGAGCTTTGCGCTCAACTTCTCCTCAGAGGCCCCTCACCGAGGGATCAAGGGGTTCCTGGAGAGGAGGCGTACGTGAGCCGCTACCCTATCAAGGCCTTGGCTATGACGTTACGCTGGATCTCAGTGGTTCCTTCGTATATCGCCGTTATCCTCACGTCTCGGTAGATCCGCTCGACGTCGTAGTCGGCTAGGTAGCCGTAGCCTCCGAAGATCTGGAGGGCCTCGTTAACCACCTCAATAGCCACCGTAGAGGCGAAGGACTTAGCCATCGAGGAGAGCTCGGGCATCACGACTCCTTGATCAAGCTTAGAGGCAGCCCGGTAGACTAGCAGCCTAGCGGCCTCCACCTTAGTAGCCATGTCCGCTAGCCTATGCCTAATCACCTGCATGTCGGCTAGGCGGACCCCGAATTGGCGGCGCTCCTTAGCGTACTTTAAGGCCCTCTCCAGCGCGCCTTGAGCGCAGCCAACTGCCTGCGCAGCTGCATGGAGGCGGCCGTAGTCTAGGAAGTGGAGGGTGTGGTAGAAGCCCCTGTTCTCCTCGCCGACGATGGCTGAGGG
Encoded here:
- a CDS encoding DNA topoisomerase, with product MAIRAPGARCSGWDVKVDVLIVAEKDSVARAFATALAEERYRVLAKGPVRAYVFTHGGKQWASLGLRGHLFDLDFREELNRSWRSVDPRQLFSETPVRVDEEGSKPYLEALRELGRRAEVVYLALDGDPEGEGIAFEAKSIVEQVNPHAEFKRPWFSTLSPTELRRAIDKPGAPNPRLANKCFARMEVDLTIGAAFTRLLTLSIERAAPRSLPLGRFLSYGPCQSPVLYLVVQRALEREAFKPEAFWRVVAKVEVDGGRLLLEHTAGRFREKERAVKVYEEALKAQLGVVEEFVEEEGYKQPPTPLNTVELESRASRFLNTRPRVTLELAEELYRRGLISYPRTETEIYGPSLDLKEVLAKFAKHSVYGAYASRLLEAPLEATRGTRDDRAHPPIHPVRPAERGEVVAQLGLAAWRLYDLVVRHFLATLSRPAKLVRQRVLVKVGGEPFEAKGLRVAKLGYLEAYPFEKPVEEPLPKLTPGLRVKVVGVEVKEGLTEPPPYLSEAELLKLMEKLRIGTDATASQHIQTNIDRGYFYVDRRRCVPTPMGVALIKSMLNIKPELVKPEVRSFMERLVDDVAAGRRSREEVVSYAKKVFAAYYDEVEKKMPELVSSLLPTIASSLKLAEEGAKARRGRGAGKGRPTAFKKKA
- a CDS encoding enoyl-CoA hydratase/isomerase family protein produces the protein MSAGLVNYHVEDGVAWISINRPEVLNALNDEAHRQLREALRRAEGDEEVKVVVLSGEGEAFCVGADVRDFVGAEPMAVRKHVEESRRTIEALVKLSKPAVAMVNGLALGTGCELVMACDLAIASTDAKLGQPEVKLGMMPGLGATQRLAMLLGPKRAKELLMTGRLLSAEEAVEVGLINRAVPREELKRVVKELAEELKKRDPVVLRLIKDVVNEPLEALISAGLSLELESFALNFSSEAPHRGIKGFLERRRT